One window of the Longimicrobium sp. genome contains the following:
- the ggt gene encoding gamma-glutamyltransferase: MTTIFRALPLLLIALAPAACGPSGPARAEAAADDTLRFAADWEFPRGSISPTLAARGMVVTTDRVASEVGAEVLRRNGNAVDAAVATHFALAVVNPEAGNIGGGGFMVVRMADGTTASLDFREAAPLAATRDMFLDSLGNVSDSLSIVGHKAAGVPGSVAGMWEAHKRFGSLPWAELVQPAIALAEGIVVHERLASSLRSYEDRLSRYPGTAKVFVPTGRVPRTGERLVQADLAETFRRIAAEGMDGFYRGRTAELVEAEMRRGGGLITREDMARYKAVWRDPVQFGYRGHQVISMPPPSSGGVTMAEILNILEGYDVPRMGYLSPEHVHAFTEATRRAYADRNAYLGDPDFVKMPTERMVSDAYAAERRRGIDRARATPSTQVAPGLGAPAEGEHTTHYSIVDGRGNAVAVTTTINSLYGNLVTVEGAGFLLNNEMDDFTSKPGVPNQFGLVQGAANSVQPGKRMLSAMTPTIVLDPAGKVLLVTGTPGGSTIITSVAQIVSNVVDFRMDVATATLAPRLHHQHLPDTLRYERNGLTDATAARLRAMGHAVAERGGFQGDVQSIIVLQSGHQSGVADPRRGGAAVGVGEVRRVVQ; encoded by the coding sequence GTGACCACGATCTTCCGCGCGCTCCCGCTGCTCCTCATCGCCCTGGCGCCCGCCGCCTGCGGCCCCTCCGGCCCCGCGCGTGCCGAGGCGGCGGCGGACGACACCCTCCGGTTCGCCGCCGACTGGGAGTTTCCGCGCGGCTCCATCTCCCCCACCCTTGCCGCCCGCGGGATGGTGGTGACGACGGACCGCGTGGCCAGCGAGGTGGGCGCCGAGGTCCTGCGCCGCAACGGCAACGCGGTGGATGCGGCCGTGGCCACCCACTTCGCGCTGGCCGTGGTGAACCCCGAGGCAGGCAACATCGGCGGCGGCGGATTCATGGTGGTGCGCATGGCCGACGGCACCACGGCGTCGCTGGACTTCCGCGAGGCGGCGCCCCTTGCAGCCACCCGCGACATGTTCCTGGACTCGCTGGGCAACGTGTCGGACTCGCTCTCCATCGTGGGGCACAAGGCCGCGGGGGTGCCGGGCTCGGTGGCGGGGATGTGGGAGGCGCACAAGCGCTTCGGCTCGCTCCCCTGGGCCGAGCTGGTGCAGCCCGCCATCGCCCTGGCCGAGGGGATCGTGGTGCACGAGCGCCTCGCCAGCTCGCTGCGCTCGTACGAAGACCGGCTCAGCCGCTATCCCGGCACCGCGAAGGTGTTCGTGCCCACCGGCCGGGTGCCGCGCACGGGCGAGCGGCTGGTGCAGGCGGACCTGGCGGAGACCTTCCGCCGCATCGCCGCCGAGGGGATGGACGGATTCTACCGCGGGCGCACGGCCGAGCTGGTGGAAGCGGAGATGAGGCGCGGGGGCGGGCTGATCACCCGCGAAGACATGGCGCGCTACAAGGCGGTCTGGCGCGACCCGGTGCAGTTCGGGTACCGCGGGCACCAGGTGATCTCCATGCCGCCCCCGTCGTCGGGCGGTGTGACGATGGCGGAGATCCTGAACATCCTGGAGGGATACGACGTTCCGCGGATGGGCTACCTGTCGCCCGAGCACGTCCACGCCTTCACCGAGGCCACCCGCCGCGCCTATGCGGACCGCAACGCCTACCTGGGCGATCCCGACTTCGTGAAGATGCCCACGGAGCGGATGGTGTCGGACGCGTACGCCGCCGAGCGCCGCCGGGGGATCGACCGGGCGCGCGCCACGCCCTCCACGCAGGTGGCGCCGGGGCTGGGCGCGCCCGCCGAGGGCGAGCACACCACGCACTACTCCATCGTGGACGGGCGCGGCAACGCCGTGGCGGTAACGACGACCATCAACTCGCTGTACGGCAACCTGGTGACGGTGGAAGGCGCCGGGTTCCTGCTGAACAACGAGATGGACGACTTCACCAGCAAGCCGGGGGTGCCCAACCAGTTCGGCCTGGTGCAGGGCGCGGCCAACTCGGTGCAGCCCGGCAAGCGGATGCTGTCGGCGATGACGCCCACCATCGTGCTGGACCCGGCCGGCAAGGTGCTGCTGGTGACGGGGACGCCGGGGGGGTCCACGATCATCACCTCGGTGGCGCAGATCGTGAGCAACGTCGTGGACTTCCGGATGGACGTGGCGACGGCGACGCTGGCCCCCCGCCTTCACCACCAGCACCTTCCCGACACCCTGCGCTACGAGCGCAACGGCCTGACCGACGCCACCGCGGCGCGGCTGCGCGCCATGGGGCACGCGGTGGCGGAGCGGGGCGGGTTCCAGGGCGACGTGCAGTCCATCATCGTGCTGCAAAGCGGCCACCAGTCGGGCGTCGCCGACCCCCGCCGCGGCGGCGCCGCGGTCGGTGTGGGCGAGGTGAGGCGCGTGGTGCAGTAA
- the murQ gene encoding N-acetylmuramic acid 6-phosphate etherase has protein sequence MTPRPPLDPRLTEQRNPATAEIDRLSALEIARIINLEDQKVAPAVAAQIDAVARAIEFAEAAFRKGGRLIYVGAGTSGRLGVLDASEMPPTYGIDPQMVQGIIAGGYTALLNAVEGAEDSREAGCEEMDAREVGPNDFIFGIAASGSTPYVHGALTRAKQRGARTGFLLCTHPDEWMLQVYDVVIAVLVGPEVVTGSTRMKAGTATKLVLNMVTTGAMIRLGKVYGNLMIDLRATNEKLRDRSERILMETLDLEREPARALLKASGGSVKLAMVMQWTGADRERASAELARHGGRVGEVLKESRAR, from the coding sequence ATGACTCCCAGGCCGCCGCTGGACCCCCGGCTCACCGAGCAGCGCAACCCCGCCACCGCGGAAATCGACCGCCTGTCGGCGCTGGAAATCGCCCGGATCATCAACCTCGAAGACCAGAAGGTGGCGCCCGCCGTGGCCGCCCAGATCGACGCCGTGGCGCGCGCCATCGAGTTCGCCGAGGCGGCGTTCCGCAAGGGCGGCCGGCTGATCTACGTGGGCGCGGGCACCAGCGGCCGCCTCGGCGTGCTGGACGCGTCGGAGATGCCGCCCACCTACGGCATCGATCCCCAGATGGTGCAGGGGATCATCGCGGGTGGATACACGGCCCTGCTGAACGCGGTGGAAGGCGCCGAGGACAGCCGCGAGGCGGGGTGCGAGGAGATGGACGCGCGCGAGGTGGGGCCCAACGACTTCATCTTCGGCATCGCCGCATCGGGGAGCACGCCCTACGTGCACGGCGCGCTGACGCGGGCCAAGCAGCGGGGCGCGCGCACCGGCTTTCTCCTCTGCACTCATCCCGACGAGTGGATGCTGCAGGTGTACGACGTGGTGATCGCCGTCCTGGTGGGCCCTGAGGTGGTGACGGGGTCCACGCGGATGAAGGCGGGAACGGCCACCAAGCTGGTGCTGAACATGGTGACCACCGGCGCCATGATCCGGCTGGGCAAGGTGTACGGCAACCTGATGATCGACCTGCGCGCGACGAACGAAAAGCTGCGCGACCGCAGCGAGCGCATCCTGATGGAAACGCTGGACCTGGAGCGCGAACCGGCCCGCGCGCTGCTCAAGGCGTCCGGCGGCAGTGTGAAATTAGCCATGGTGATGCAGTGGACGGGCGCCGACCGCGAGCGCGCCTCGGCCGAGCTGGCGCGCCACGGCGGCCGCGTGGGCGAGGTGCTGAAGGAAAGCCGCGCCCGATGA